A genome region from Ralstonia solanacearum K60 includes the following:
- a CDS encoding 3'-5' exoribonuclease — protein MTSDALLARGPRSPWKTRYFIDTEFTDWKDSQLISIAIVSEDGREFYGECSDFELSACSEFVRATVLPQLGRFPGRSMPASRLAAELRAWLLAVPLKPKPVLCYDSDCDHALVTHLLGEPLPRGWKHENVFLKIDAEHFAQYIAVHGGEHHALHDARANAFAFR, from the coding sequence ATGACCAGCGATGCGCTGCTGGCCAGAGGCCCACGCAGCCCGTGGAAGACGCGCTACTTCATCGATACCGAGTTCACGGACTGGAAGGACAGTCAGCTCATCAGCATTGCCATCGTGAGCGAGGATGGCCGCGAGTTCTACGGCGAGTGCTCGGACTTCGAGCTGTCCGCGTGCAGCGAGTTCGTGCGGGCGACGGTGCTGCCGCAGCTCGGCCGCTTCCCTGGCCGCTCGATGCCGGCATCGCGGCTCGCCGCTGAACTGCGGGCGTGGCTGTTGGCGGTGCCACTCAAGCCCAAGCCTGTGCTCTGCTATGACTCCGACTGCGATCACGCGCTCGTCACCCACTTGCTCGGGGAACCGTTGCCACGCGGATGGAAGCACGAGAACGTGTTTCTAAAGATCGATGCCGAGCACTTCGCGCAGTACATCGCGGTGCATGGCGGCGAGCACCACGCGCTGCACGATGCCCGCGCGAACGCCTTCGCGTTCAGGTGA
- a CDS encoding helix-turn-helix domain-containing protein, translated as MTHQVLLWWTMDFPKRLAALRKERGLTQQALADLVGVHLSQLKRYEGGTSQPTLEVLRGLAVALSVSADVLLFDTNERGPDEDFRLRFEALSRLDPDERNVVKELIDGMLLKHEARRLTGRATEANSPKS; from the coding sequence ATGACACATCAGGTTTTGTTGTGGTGGACGATGGATTTCCCGAAGCGGCTGGCCGCCCTCCGTAAAGAGCGCGGCCTGACTCAGCAGGCGCTGGCCGATCTGGTCGGCGTCCACTTGTCGCAGCTAAAGCGGTACGAAGGCGGTACCTCCCAGCCCACGCTGGAGGTGCTGCGCGGTCTCGCCGTTGCGCTGTCGGTCAGTGCGGATGTGCTGCTTTTCGATACCAACGAGCGCGGCCCGGATGAGGACTTCCGCCTGCGCTTCGAGGCGCTATCGCGGCTGGACCCGGACGAGCGCAACGTGGTCAAGGAATTGATCGACGGCATGCTGCTCAAGCATGAGGCGCGACGCCTTACCGGGCGCGCCACCGAAGCCAACAGCCCCAAGTCCTGA
- a CDS encoding CHC2 zinc finger domain-containing protein, which translates to MARIPDAEIERLKQEVSLVRLVEASGIALKKQGKDYAACCPFHEDATPSLIVTPGKNLYHCFGCGAAGGPIDWVMQMQGVSFRHAAELLREGLPLAAEAAGSQAPVKQSTVKKLAAPVAPDADDHAALAQVIDYYHATLKQSPEALAYLQARGLTHPELIDTFKLGYANRTLGLRLPEKNRAAGAQVRGRLQRLGIYRESGHEHFNGSLVVPVFDGAGNVAEVYGRKLLDNLRTGTPKHLYLPGPHAGVWNEAAFAASREVILCEALIDAMTFWCAGFRNVTAAYGTQGFTDDHLAALRRHGVERVLIAFDRDDAGERAAQALAERLQAEGFGVYRLQFPKGMDANDYALKVQPASKSLGLLIRKAVWLGDGAAPARGALEPNVTVAPAEPEPVQDSAPALAAKETLPEAIPAEPLPAAVVPPAPRLDLAAEVSEQEVVMRFGEDEDMRRWRVRGLPKNLAVGVLKVNLMVATELAFHVDTLDLYAARARAVFVQQAAGELRVPEAVLKAELGRVLLKLEALQDATISQALEPKAPPVPEMSEAERDAALALLKTPDLLPRILADFDACGIVGEATNKLVAYLAATSRKLERPLAVVVQSSSAAGKSSLMDAVLAFMPPEEAVRYSAMSGQSLFYMGETNLKHKVLAIAEEEGASRASYALKLLQSDGVLTMASTGTDANGNLVAQEYKVEGPMSLFMTTTAIDVDEELLNRCLVLSVDEGREQTAAIHRRQRERRTLAGLLGQETKDAILTLHRNAQRLLRPLAVVNPYADQLTFLDDRTRTRRDHEKYLSLIDTIALLHQCQRPVKTLTVAGRQVEYIEVVPADIEAANALAHEVLGRSLDELPPQTRKLLVLVRAFVLERAQAQGVPHPEYRFTRKDVREATGWGDTQLKVHLARLAELEYLVVHRQGQGHVYELLYDGDGGNVPYLSGLLDPAHLYDGQRSGHNDARSDAGRGAVGAGSAPGQAERPAATPALARLAAAPALTAPTTRHPQDGKAASYLQASIQPLAAAGA; encoded by the coding sequence ATGGCGCGCATCCCGGACGCGGAGATCGAGAGGCTCAAGCAGGAGGTGTCGCTGGTGCGGCTGGTGGAGGCCTCGGGCATCGCGCTCAAAAAGCAGGGCAAGGACTACGCCGCGTGCTGCCCGTTCCACGAGGACGCGACGCCGAGCCTGATCGTGACGCCGGGCAAGAACCTGTACCACTGCTTCGGGTGCGGCGCGGCCGGCGGCCCGATTGATTGGGTGATGCAGATGCAGGGCGTGAGCTTCCGGCACGCCGCCGAGCTGCTGCGCGAGGGTCTGCCCTTAGCCGCTGAAGCCGCCGGGTCACAGGCGCCGGTGAAGCAATCGACGGTCAAGAAGCTGGCGGCGCCGGTTGCGCCTGACGCCGACGACCACGCCGCGCTCGCGCAGGTGATCGACTACTACCACGCCACCTTGAAGCAGAGCCCGGAGGCACTGGCCTATCTGCAAGCGCGCGGCCTCACGCACCCGGAGCTGATCGACACGTTCAAGCTTGGCTACGCCAACCGCACGCTGGGCCTGCGCCTGCCAGAAAAAAACCGCGCCGCCGGCGCGCAGGTGCGCGGGCGCCTGCAACGGCTCGGTATCTACCGCGAGTCCGGCCACGAGCACTTCAACGGCTCGCTGGTGGTGCCGGTGTTCGATGGCGCCGGCAACGTGGCCGAGGTGTATGGCAGGAAGCTCTTGGACAACCTGCGCACGGGCACGCCCAAACACCTGTACCTGCCGGGGCCGCATGCCGGCGTGTGGAACGAGGCGGCGTTCGCTGCCAGCCGCGAAGTGATCCTGTGCGAAGCGCTGATCGACGCCATGACCTTCTGGTGCGCCGGCTTCCGCAACGTGACGGCCGCCTACGGCACGCAGGGCTTTACCGACGACCACCTGGCGGCGCTGCGCCGCCATGGCGTCGAGCGCGTGCTGATCGCGTTCGACCGGGACGACGCGGGCGAGCGTGCCGCCCAGGCGCTGGCCGAACGCTTGCAGGCGGAGGGCTTCGGCGTCTACCGCCTCCAGTTCCCCAAGGGCATGGACGCCAACGACTATGCGCTCAAGGTGCAGCCGGCATCGAAGTCGCTGGGCCTGCTGATCCGCAAGGCCGTGTGGTTAGGAGATGGCGCCGCGCCCGCGCGCGGCGCACTGGAGCCGAACGTGACGGTAGCGCCGGCCGAGCCCGAGCCGGTGCAGGACAGTGCCCCCGCTTTAGCCGCTAAAGAGACGCTCCCCGAGGCGATCCCCGCCGAACCACTGCCGGCCGCGGTGGTGCCGCCCGCGCCCCGGCTCGATCTGGCGGCCGAGGTGAGCGAGCAGGAAGTGGTGATGCGGTTCGGCGAGGACGAAGACATGCGCCGCTGGCGCGTGCGCGGCCTGCCCAAGAACCTGGCGGTGGGCGTGCTCAAGGTCAACCTGATGGTGGCGACTGAGCTGGCCTTCCACGTCGACACGCTGGACCTGTACGCTGCGCGTGCGCGTGCCGTGTTCGTGCAGCAGGCGGCGGGCGAGCTGCGCGTGCCGGAAGCCGTGCTCAAGGCCGAGCTGGGCCGCGTGCTGCTCAAGCTCGAAGCCCTGCAGGATGCCACCATCAGCCAGGCGCTGGAGCCGAAGGCGCCGCCGGTGCCCGAGATGAGCGAGGCCGAGCGCGACGCCGCGCTGGCGCTGCTCAAGACGCCCGACCTGTTGCCCCGCATCCTGGCCGACTTCGACGCTTGCGGCATCGTGGGCGAGGCCACCAACAAGCTCGTGGCTTACCTGGCCGCCACCAGCCGCAAGCTGGAACGGCCGTTGGCGGTGGTCGTGCAAAGTTCGTCGGCGGCCGGTAAAAGCTCCCTGATGGATGCGGTGCTGGCGTTCATGCCGCCGGAGGAGGCGGTGCGCTACTCGGCCATGAGCGGGCAGAGCCTGTTCTACATGGGCGAGACGAACCTCAAGCACAAGGTGCTGGCGATTGCCGAAGAGGAAGGTGCGAGCCGGGCCAGCTATGCCTTGAAGCTGTTGCAGTCGGACGGCGTGCTGACGATGGCCAGCACCGGCACGGATGCCAACGGCAACCTGGTCGCGCAGGAATACAAGGTCGAAGGGCCGATGAGCCTGTTCATGACGACCACGGCCATCGACGTGGACGAAGAGCTGCTCAACCGCTGCCTGGTGCTCTCGGTGGACGAGGGGCGCGAGCAGACCGCCGCGATCCACCGCCGGCAGCGCGAGCGGCGCACGCTCGCGGGCCTGCTGGGCCAGGAGACGAAAGACGCCATCCTCACCCTGCATCGCAACGCGCAGCGCCTGTTGCGTCCCTTGGCGGTGGTGAACCCCTACGCCGACCAGTTGACGTTCCTGGACGACCGCACACGCACGCGGCGCGACCACGAGAAATACCTCAGCCTGATCGACACCATCGCCTTGCTGCACCAGTGCCAGCGCCCGGTGAAGACGCTCACGGTGGCCGGCCGCCAGGTCGAGTACATCGAGGTCGTGCCGGCCGACATCGAGGCGGCCAACGCGCTCGCGCACGAGGTGCTGGGCCGCAGCCTGGACGAGCTGCCGCCGCAGACGCGCAAGCTGCTGGTGCTGGTGCGCGCGTTCGTGCTGGAGCGCGCCCAGGCGCAGGGCGTGCCGCACCCGGAATACCGCTTCACCCGCAAGGACGTGCGCGAGGCCACCGGCTGGGGCGACACGCAACTGAAGGTGCACCTAGCGCGGCTGGCCGAGCTGGAATACCTGGTGGTGCACCGACAAGGCCAGGGCCACGTCTATGAGCTGCTGTACGACGGCGACGGCGGCAACGTGCCCTATCTCTCCGGCCTGCTCGATCCGGCTCACCTGTACGACGGCCAGCGGTCGGGGCACAACGATGCGCGGTCGGATGCTGGTCGGGGCGCAGTCGGCGCCGGGTCGGCCCCCGGTCAGGCGGAGCGACCGGCCGCCACGCCAGCACTGGCGCGCTTGGCGGCCGCACCGGCCCTGACTGCCCCGACTACGCGGCACCCCCAGGACGGCAAAGCGGCGTCGTACTTGCAGGCGAGCATCCAACCCTTAGCCGCTGCCGGGGCGTGA
- the xerC gene encoding site-specific tyrosine recombinase XerC, with protein MPRKGQRLKTRKPSAVKPAGPAKRAVDPLAHLVLTRYMEAHFEALLVAGYSADTVRARRISIRRFIVWCEERGIAQPADVTKIVLERYQRHLFYYRKPNGAPLTLGSQHGALAPLKTWFKWLARENHILYNPASELDLPKLPKHLPRAILSVQEVEAILAEADPDTPYGLRDRAMLELLYSTGIRRMEVAGLALYDVDAMRRLVFVREGKGAKDRVVPIGERALAWLDRYLTEARPQLIVGQQQALFVTDYGEPVSPEFVASHVKRYMEFAGIQKPGATHLLRHAMATHMLEAGADVRVLQALLGHANLNTTEIYTHVSIEHLRAIHDATHPARLQREDAPAVDTDTEALLDALGRDDG; from the coding sequence ATGCCGCGCAAGGGGCAACGCCTCAAGACCCGCAAGCCGTCGGCGGTGAAGCCGGCCGGGCCGGCCAAGCGCGCCGTCGATCCGCTGGCGCACCTGGTGCTCACGCGCTACATGGAAGCGCACTTCGAGGCGCTGCTGGTGGCCGGCTACAGCGCTGACACCGTGCGTGCGCGGCGCATCTCCATCCGCCGCTTCATCGTGTGGTGCGAGGAACGCGGCATCGCCCAGCCGGCCGACGTGACCAAGATCGTGCTGGAGCGCTACCAGCGCCACCTGTTCTATTACCGCAAGCCCAACGGCGCACCGCTGACGCTGGGCAGCCAGCACGGCGCGCTGGCGCCGCTCAAGACCTGGTTCAAGTGGCTCGCGCGCGAGAACCACATCCTGTACAACCCGGCTTCCGAGCTGGACCTGCCCAAGCTCCCCAAGCACCTGCCGCGCGCGATCCTCAGCGTGCAGGAGGTCGAGGCGATCCTGGCCGAAGCCGACCCCGACACGCCCTATGGCCTGCGTGACCGCGCCATGCTGGAGCTGCTCTACAGCACCGGCATCCGCCGCATGGAGGTGGCGGGCCTGGCGCTGTACGACGTGGACGCGATGCGGCGGCTGGTGTTCGTGCGCGAGGGCAAGGGCGCGAAGGATCGCGTGGTGCCGATCGGCGAGCGCGCGCTGGCCTGGCTGGACCGCTACCTGACCGAAGCCCGGCCGCAGTTGATCGTGGGGCAGCAGCAAGCGCTGTTCGTGACCGATTACGGCGAGCCAGTCAGCCCCGAGTTCGTGGCGAGCCACGTCAAGCGCTACATGGAGTTCGCCGGCATCCAGAAGCCGGGCGCGACGCACCTGCTGCGCCACGCGATGGCCACGCACATGCTGGAGGCCGGCGCCGACGTGCGCGTGCTGCAAGCCTTGCTGGGCCACGCCAACCTCAACACCACCGAGATCTACACGCACGTCTCCATCGAGCACCTGCGTGCGATCCACGACGCCACCCACCCGGCTAGGTTGCAGCGCGAGGACGCGCCTGCCGTTGACACTGACACCGAGGCGTTGCTGGACGCCCTGGGCCGCGACGACGGCTGA
- a CDS encoding DUF1484 domain-containing protein, protein MHEQEHSPQILALARQRQLIAQLATHAGRIGKRAKTPVIATVRQLDTVSEQIYTTTEDACARLLNVSIGLVGILQLLDIWSDRAWECRCLHCLLVPLKVELDGALEDVQRML, encoded by the coding sequence ATGCATGAGCAGGAACACTCCCCGCAGATACTTGCGCTCGCCCGGCAGCGGCAGCTGATCGCTCAACTTGCGACACACGCAGGACGAATTGGCAAGCGCGCCAAGACACCGGTCATCGCGACAGTGCGTCAATTGGATACGGTGAGCGAGCAGATTTACACAACGACCGAGGACGCGTGCGCGCGCTTACTCAATGTCAGCATCGGCCTCGTCGGCATCCTGCAGTTGCTCGACATATGGAGCGATCGGGCTTGGGAATGCCGCTGCCTGCACTGCCTGTTGGTGCCGCTCAAGGTCGAACTGGATGGTGCATTGGAGGATGTGCAGCGGATGCTGTAG